One Sediminibacillus dalangtanensis genomic region harbors:
- a CDS encoding 5-formyltetrahydrofolate cyclo-ligase has protein sequence MKKSEWRTRAKQLLEDMPAERREMIEAKLAAHLFDSVYWKKANTIALTVSQSHEWDTRVIIEKAWKERKNVCVPKCYPKIPEIVFYHLQSYNQLECVYIDLWEPNPDVAKSISKQQIDLVIVPGLLFDRQGYRVGYGGGYYDRFLSDFSNPTLALTSNEQLIDEVPRDAYDIAVDHLITETGLIF, from the coding sequence ATGAAAAAAAGTGAATGGAGAACAAGGGCTAAACAATTGCTGGAAGACATGCCTGCTGAACGAAGGGAAATGATAGAAGCAAAGTTGGCGGCTCATTTATTCGACTCGGTTTACTGGAAGAAGGCCAATACAATCGCATTGACCGTTTCCCAAAGTCATGAGTGGGATACCAGAGTGATTATCGAGAAGGCGTGGAAGGAAAGGAAAAACGTTTGTGTTCCGAAGTGTTATCCAAAAATACCGGAAATTGTGTTTTATCATTTGCAGTCCTACAATCAATTAGAGTGTGTTTATATTGATTTATGGGAACCAAATCCTGACGTTGCCAAATCTATCTCGAAGCAGCAAATTGACCTGGTCATTGTACCAGGCTTACTGTTTGATCGGCAAGGCTATCGGGTTGGCTATGGTGGTGGTTATTACGATCGTTTTTTATCCGATTTTTCAAATCCCACCCTCGCTTTGACAAGTAATGAACAGTTAATTGATGAGGTTCCAAGAGATGCTTATGATATAGCGGTTGATCATCTCATAACGGAAACCGGATTGATTTTTTAG
- a CDS encoding rhomboid family intramembrane serine protease has translation MYVQDEYYFLNLAHDLVRDHNYELLHIDKDSQEIWLEKQQKDTSNVIRLYHKSFDWGNHLKNDMAQVIYKVQNLRKLLGGKKVKIHDVYVAAQAPVDDWESLKKPLLVKDKKPTEMHVYYLDERNRTSEKYRLYDNLGLDDRSIVQSDNEEVMERQSDELKNLLKTRLVEQQQAEQSVFQHGRPLFTYVLLAINVLLFFLLERHGSSLNTQTLIDFGAKYNPAILQGEWWRIISSMFLHIGFVHLLMNMIALFYLGTAVERLYGTSRFAIIYFLAGITGGLASFAFNTQVSAGASGAIFGLFGSLLYFGVLYKRLFFRTMGWNLLFILALNIAFGVMMPQIDNGAHIGGLLGGFLASAAVSLPRKKKWLNQIGGFLLYLIMAGGLLFYGMHFSSANLLQLAQQSLEQEEYHRTLNYTEQGLEDGKEYQAELLFYQSLAHLNLDENEAAIDDLEESLEVKPDFAEAHYNLALLYASHDQFENAKQHAEKALSLQPDNENFENLVQRLSSNEG, from the coding sequence ATGTATGTGCAAGATGAATATTATTTTTTGAATTTAGCTCATGACTTGGTCCGTGACCATAACTATGAACTATTACATATTGATAAGGACAGTCAGGAGATTTGGCTCGAAAAGCAACAAAAAGATACATCGAATGTTATCCGGTTGTATCATAAAAGCTTTGATTGGGGGAATCATTTAAAAAATGATATGGCTCAGGTCATATATAAGGTGCAGAATTTGCGCAAGCTGCTTGGTGGCAAAAAAGTGAAAATACATGATGTTTATGTCGCGGCACAAGCCCCTGTCGATGATTGGGAGTCCTTGAAAAAACCGTTGCTTGTAAAGGATAAAAAGCCGACAGAAATGCATGTGTATTATTTGGACGAAAGGAACCGTACAAGTGAAAAGTATCGGTTATATGATAATTTGGGGCTTGATGATCGATCAATCGTACAGTCTGACAATGAAGAAGTAATGGAGCGCCAGTCTGACGAACTGAAAAACCTGCTAAAAACCCGCTTGGTTGAACAACAGCAGGCAGAACAGTCGGTCTTCCAGCACGGTAGACCTTTGTTCACTTATGTTTTACTCGCAATCAATGTCCTATTATTTTTTTTACTGGAACGTCACGGAAGCAGTCTAAATACACAAACATTGATCGACTTTGGAGCGAAGTACAACCCGGCAATTTTGCAAGGGGAGTGGTGGCGGATCATCTCCTCCATGTTCCTTCATATCGGTTTTGTCCATTTGCTCATGAATATGATTGCTTTGTTTTACTTGGGCACAGCAGTAGAAAGACTTTATGGAACTAGCCGGTTTGCGATTATCTACTTTTTGGCCGGCATAACAGGTGGGCTTGCCAGCTTTGCCTTTAACACGCAGGTGTCTGCCGGGGCATCTGGAGCGATCTTTGGTCTTTTCGGATCCCTGCTTTATTTCGGCGTGCTCTACAAAAGATTGTTTTTCCGGACGATGGGCTGGAATCTTCTGTTTATATTGGCTTTAAATATTGCTTTCGGTGTGATGATGCCACAAATTGACAATGGCGCACATATCGGTGGATTGCTGGGCGGGTTCCTAGCCTCTGCTGCCGTTTCTTTACCAAGGAAAAAGAAATGGTTGAATCAGATCGGTGGATTCTTGCTTTACCTTATAATGGCTGGCGGTTTGCTTTTCTATGGTATGCACTTTTCATCAGCTAATCTTCTCCAGCTTGCCCAGCAGTCTTTGGAGCAAGAAGAATACCACCGTACCTTAAACTATACGGAGCAAGGGCTTGAAGACGGGAAGGAATACCAGGCAGAGCTTTTGTTTTACCAGTCGCTGGCACATTTGAATTTGGATGAAAACGAAGCAGCAATCGATGATTTAGAGGAAAGCTTAGAAGTGAAACCGGATTTTGCCGAAGCACATTATAATTTGGCTCTGTTGTATGCCAGCCATGATCAATTCGAGAATGCGAAACAGCATGCAGAAAAAGCTTTGAGCCTGCAACCGGATAACGAAAATTTTGAAAATCTAGTTCAACGTTTGTCATCGAATGAAGGGTAG
- the rpmG gene encoding 50S ribosomal protein L33 — protein sequence MRVNITLACTETGDRNYITTKNKRKHPERLELKKYSPRLRRHTLHRETK from the coding sequence ATGCGTGTAAACATTACACTTGCTTGCACCGAAACAGGTGACCGCAACTATATTACTACTAAAAATAAACGTAAGCATCCAGAACGTTTGGAGCTAAAAAAATATTCTCCACGTTTGCGTCGGCACACACTGCACCGCGAAACAAAATAA